A window from Mangifera indica cultivar Alphonso chromosome 2, CATAS_Mindica_2.1, whole genome shotgun sequence encodes these proteins:
- the LOC123197650 gene encoding peroxisomal adenine nucleotide carrier 1-like: MGVDLESLSEATSGAVGSLLSTTILYPLDTCKTKYQAEVKAHGQQKYRKLSDVFWEAISTGQVASLYQGLGTKNLQSFISQFVYFYGYSYFKRLYLKKSGSKSIGTKANLIIAATAGACTAIVTQPLDTASSRMQTSAFGKSKGLLKTLSEGTWSDAFDGLGISLLLTSNPAIQYTVFDQLKRRLLNAQQKGSPPLVLSAFMAFALGALSKSIATVITYPAIRCKVMIQAADSMDDETKKTQPRARKTLAGIIYAIWKREGPLGFYKGLHAQILKTVLSSALLLMIKEKISTATWVLILAVRRYLLLSRGRLKSA; encoded by the exons ATGGGTGTTGATCTCGAATCTTTATCGGAGGCGACTTCTGGTGCCGTAGGATCACTGTTGAGTACGACGATCTTGTACCCGCTTGACACGTGTAAGACCAAGTACCAGGCCGAGGTCAAAGCTCATGGCCAGCAGAAATACAG GAAACTCTCGGATGTTTTCTGGGAAGCAATATCTACTGGTCAGGTTGCTTCCTTATACCAAGGCCTGGGGACAAAAAACCTTCAATCGTTTATATCGCAATTTGTCTACTTCTACGGCTACAGCTATTTCAAAAGATTGTATCTGAAAAAGAGTGGTTCTAAATCAATTGGAACAAAAGCAAACTTGATTATTGCTGCTACTGCTGGGGCTTGCACTGCCATCGTGACTCAG CCCTTGGATACAGCCTCCTCAAGGATGCAGACAAGTGCCTTTGGAAAATCCAAAGGGCTCTTAAAGACACTCTCAGAAGGCACTTGGAGTGATGCGTTTGATGGGCTAGGCATCTCTCTTTTGCTAACCTCAAATCCTGCCATTCAG TATACGGTGTTTGATCAGCTGAAACGACGACTCCTGAATGCACAACAGAAGGGTTCACCTCCGCTGGTCCTCTCTGCCTTCATGGCATTTGCACTAGGTGCTCTTTCAAAGAGCATTGCTACTGTTATAACATATCCTGCAATCAG GTGTAAGGTAATGATTCAAGCTGCAGACTCAATGGATGATGAAACTAAGAAAACTCAGCCAAGAGCCCGCAAAACATTGGCTGGAATCATTTATGCTATCTGGAAAAGAGAAGGCCCTCTGGGCTTCTACAAGGGATTGCATGCCCAGATCTTGAAGACTGTGCTGAGCTCGGCTTTGCTTTTGATGATCAAGGAGAAAATCAGTACCGCCACCTGGGTTCTGATACTCGCAGTCAGAAGGTATCTCTTACTGAGCAGGGGTAGATTGAAAAGTGCATGA